A portion of the Pseudomonas synxantha BG33R genome contains these proteins:
- a CDS encoding autotransporter outer membrane beta-barrel domain-containing protein codes for MHRSLSLRAVICLSTLLPASVLYAAPDADIETLKKELLELKQRYDVQQKALAVLEQRVRQVEDQPAAPAPKRLAKSPADFKQGANAVAATGTGAAAASGGAGGGGSSYGQSLKDDSAPAQSVSNLYNEASGFFGNGKFSVETGITYARYDARQLTLNGFLALDSIFLGNINLDRIKSDSWTLDLTGRYNVDNRWQFDLNVPVVYRDSTYQSGGAGNDATATSEASVTRDPTIGDVNFGVAYKFLDETPTLPDAVVSVRVKAPTGKEPFGIKLVRQPNNDNLYLPESLPTGNGVWSVTPGISLVKTFDPAVLFGSLSYTHNFEDSFDDISSEVNQKVGGKVRLGDSFQFGVGVAFALNEKMSMSFSVSDLVQRKSKLKPDGGDWQSVVSSDANAGYFNVGMTIAASDNLTIVPNLAIGMTDDAPDFTFSLKFPYYF; via the coding sequence ATGCATCGATCGTTATCGCTACGCGCGGTGATTTGTTTAAGTACGCTCTTGCCCGCATCCGTGCTGTATGCCGCGCCAGACGCCGATATCGAAACCCTGAAAAAGGAACTGCTGGAACTCAAGCAACGCTATGACGTGCAGCAAAAAGCCTTGGCCGTGCTGGAGCAACGCGTGCGTCAGGTAGAGGATCAACCCGCAGCGCCCGCCCCCAAGCGCTTGGCCAAATCACCTGCCGACTTCAAGCAAGGCGCTAACGCTGTCGCCGCCACGGGTACGGGTGCAGCCGCAGCGTCAGGTGGTGCAGGCGGTGGCGGCAGCTCCTACGGCCAATCCCTCAAGGACGACTCGGCCCCTGCGCAAAGTGTGAGCAACCTGTACAACGAGGCCAGCGGCTTTTTCGGCAATGGCAAGTTCAGCGTGGAAACCGGCATCACCTATGCCCGTTACGATGCACGCCAATTGACCCTCAATGGCTTCCTGGCGCTGGACTCGATCTTTCTGGGCAATATCAACCTGGACCGGATCAAGTCCGACAGTTGGACCCTGGACCTTACCGGGCGCTACAACGTCGACAACCGCTGGCAGTTCGATCTGAACGTCCCCGTGGTGTACCGCGATTCGACCTACCAGTCCGGCGGCGCCGGCAACGATGCCACCGCCACCTCGGAAGCCTCGGTGACCCGCGACCCTACCATCGGTGACGTCAACTTTGGCGTGGCCTATAAGTTCCTCGACGAAACGCCGACCTTGCCGGATGCGGTAGTGTCTGTGCGCGTCAAGGCGCCCACGGGTAAAGAGCCGTTCGGCATCAAGCTCGTCAGGCAACCCAACAACGACAACCTCTACTTGCCGGAAAGCCTGCCTACGGGCAACGGGGTCTGGTCGGTTACACCCGGCATTTCCCTGGTCAAGACCTTCGACCCGGCGGTGCTGTTCGGTTCGCTGTCGTATACCCACAACTTCGAAGACTCGTTCGATGACATCAGCAGTGAAGTCAACCAGAAGGTGGGGGGCAAAGTACGCCTGGGCGACAGCTTCCAGTTCGGTGTCGGTGTGGCGTTCGCCTTGAACGAGAAGATGAGCATGTCGTTCTCGGTTTCCGATCTGGTGCAGCGCAAGAGCAAGCTCAAGCCGGACGGCGGCGACTGGCAATCGGTGGTGTCCAGCGATGCAAACGCGGGTTATTTCAACGTAGGCATGACGATTGCCGCGTCGGATAACCTGACCATTGTGCCGAACCTGGCGATCGGGATGACCGATGACGCGCCGGACTTTACGTTCAGCCTGAAATTCCCGTACTACTTCTGA
- a CDS encoding C39 family peptidase has protein sequence MRIATLTLLMLLTGTTWAGTMAISAMPGGAVIFKKVESIRERRFANLVEQKTDFSCGAAALATILRQAYWLDVDEDHIIKGMLVTADQDLVRTQGFSMLDMKRYLESIGMRARGYKIAADTLVTVKIPVVVLLEIRGYKHFVVMQRADKDWVYIGDPVLGHKRYSRDDFVKGWNGIVFAVLGEGYDKANVLLDPPTPLTAKNQLNEFRPVGDAELMDFGFIQSDFF, from the coding sequence ATGCGTATCGCGACCCTCACCCTCTTGATGTTGCTCACCGGCACGACCTGGGCAGGCACCATGGCGATTTCCGCCATGCCCGGCGGTGCGGTGATCTTCAAGAAGGTCGAGAGCATCCGTGAGCGCCGGTTCGCCAACCTGGTGGAACAGAAAACCGATTTCAGCTGCGGTGCCGCGGCACTCGCGACCATCCTGCGCCAGGCCTATTGGCTGGACGTCGACGAAGACCACATCATCAAAGGGATGCTGGTAACCGCCGACCAGGACCTGGTGCGCACCCAAGGCTTTTCCATGCTGGACATGAAGCGCTACCTCGAAAGCATCGGTATGCGTGCCCGCGGCTACAAGATCGCAGCCGATACCCTGGTGACGGTGAAGATTCCCGTGGTGGTGCTGCTGGAAATTCGTGGCTACAAGCACTTCGTGGTGATGCAGCGGGCCGACAAGGACTGGGTGTATATCGGCGATCCCGTGCTGGGGCACAAGCGCTATTCCCGTGACGACTTTGTCAAAGGCTGGAATGGCATTGTGTTTGCCGTGCTGGGCGAAGGTTACGACAAGGCCAACGTCTTGCTCGACCCGCCCACTCCGCTGACGGCCAAGAACCAGTTGAACGAGTTCCGGCCCGTGGGCGATGCCGAGTTGATGGATTTCGGTTTTATCCAGAGCGACTTCTTCTAG
- a CDS encoding FecR family protein: protein MSEKSLSEAEYDAITDAAAHWCMRVHASDCTAAERQAFEHWHDAHPLHAFEYAAMLEIWDVADHLPRNAPAPLVVPLKPRKRWRSYAVAAAICLAALPLAAFTGWEAGWLPSSYERFDATNGLRKVTLGDGSEVELNLGTELVYSHYKDRRQVKLAKGEAFFNVTHDSEHPFIVQAGEGRVRVTGTQFNVWKYEDQVRVMLLEGSVQITSDAVHGSVPLTPGMQASYHRGDATPQVAAIKPNDPALAWRTGKLVLDNLALADALPLINRYLNKPVMLADAGTGSIRIGGIYNLSEVNNLIPSLPKVLPVYLTRNQDGNPVLNSIPGKTPKG, encoded by the coding sequence ATGAGCGAAAAGTCCCTTTCAGAAGCCGAATACGACGCCATCACCGACGCCGCTGCGCATTGGTGTATGCGTGTGCATGCCAGCGACTGCACGGCGGCTGAACGTCAGGCCTTCGAACATTGGCACGATGCCCACCCGCTGCACGCCTTCGAGTATGCCGCGATGTTGGAAATCTGGGACGTGGCCGATCATTTGCCCCGCAATGCGCCTGCACCGCTTGTGGTGCCGCTCAAGCCTCGCAAACGCTGGCGCTCTTATGCGGTGGCAGCCGCCATTTGCCTTGCTGCTCTGCCGCTGGCCGCCTTCACGGGCTGGGAAGCCGGTTGGTTGCCAAGCTCGTATGAGCGGTTTGACGCCACCAACGGGCTGCGCAAAGTTACCCTCGGTGACGGCAGTGAGGTGGAGTTGAACCTGGGCACCGAGCTGGTCTACAGCCACTACAAGGATCGTCGCCAGGTGAAGTTGGCCAAGGGCGAAGCGTTTTTCAACGTCACCCATGACAGCGAGCACCCGTTTATCGTGCAGGCTGGCGAAGGCCGGGTTCGGGTGACGGGCACCCAGTTCAATGTGTGGAAGTATGAAGACCAGGTGCGGGTAATGTTGCTGGAAGGCTCGGTGCAGATCACCAGCGACGCGGTGCATGGCAGCGTGCCGTTGACGCCGGGGATGCAGGCCAGCTACCACCGCGGCGACGCCACACCGCAAGTCGCCGCGATCAAACCCAATGACCCTGCGCTTGCCTGGCGTACGGGCAAGCTGGTGCTTGATAACCTTGCATTGGCCGATGCGTTGCCGCTGATCAACCGATACCTGAACAAGCCAGTGATGCTGGCGGATGCTGGCACCGGGAGCATTCGCATTGGTGGCATCTATAACCTCAGCGAGGTCAACAACCTCATCCCTTCCCTGCCCAAGGTCCTGCCGGTCTACCTGACCCGCAACCAGGATGGCAATCCCGTACTCAACTCCATCCCGGGTAAAACGCCCAAGGGTTGA